One genomic segment of Desulfomicrobium sp. ZS1 includes these proteins:
- a CDS encoding universal stress protein — protein sequence MLPSYKNILYATDLSESARLALRHAVSLAGRYDAAMTILHVVPDLVELMSEDAGFDIESHFKSADWEAINTTATTRAKEKARERVREMTAECATDSPRCPVSSAELKIQAGDPAAHILAEIHTGNYDLVVMGAHGRGAFMDMLLGSVANKVVRLSTVPVLTVRLPKENTAE from the coding sequence ATGCTGCCTTCCTACAAGAATATCCTCTACGCCACGGACCTTTCGGAAAGCGCGCGCCTGGCCTTGCGGCACGCCGTGTCCCTGGCCGGGCGCTACGATGCGGCCATGACCATCCTGCACGTTGTTCCGGATCTGGTCGAACTGATGAGCGAGGACGCGGGCTTTGACATCGAAAGCCATTTCAAGAGCGCCGATTGGGAGGCGATCAACACTACGGCCACGACCAGAGCCAAGGAAAAGGCGCGGGAGCGGGTGCGCGAGATGACCGCCGAATGCGCCACGGACAGTCCCCGCTGTCCCGTGTCCAGCGCTGAACTCAAAATCCAGGCCGGAGACCCGGCCGCACACATCCTGGCCGAAATACATACCGGGAACTACGATCTGGTGGTCATGGGCGCTCACGGACGTGGGGCATTCATGGACATGCTGCTCGGATCTGTGGCAAACAAGGTCGTACGACTCAGCACGGTGCCGGTGCTGACGGTACGACTACCGAAAGAAAATACGGCAGAATGA
- a CDS encoding FAD-dependent oxidoreductase, translating into MIPKRIVVIGGTAAGPKAAARASRLDQNAEVILLQKAPELSMASCGYPYYVSGMFKEREKLLCTPSGVVRDPAFFAGVKGITAMVGTEAVSIDRESKVVSWINAAGDNGMLAYDKLILCTGSVPKMPPIPGRDLSGVTTLHSMADADAMRTWAEHSRGKKAVVIGGGLIGIEACEALHHAGVDVTVVEALPQILGFLDTELALLVENHARSKGAKIITGVGLSALEGTNGHVSAARLADGRVLPCDLVVMAIGVAPNASLAKAAGLELGAFGGIAVNDFMRTSDPDIYAAGDCVEITNRLTGKKMLAPYGDLANLEGRVAGENAVLGDTVRFPGTIGSGICKVFDFTAASTGLSERRAKEAGFDVVTAINASPDKPGFMGARPLVSKMIADRATGRILGFACVGLGDVNRQASEMAVAVAAGWSVDEMAMADLPYAPPYSQAIDHAIATAHILQNKMRGLMTGISAVEAKALFDAGGPLYVLDVRGHEEFAENQLGRGETLIPLGQLRARVDELPQDKNATILSFCKVSMRGYEAQRILENAGYTDVRVMEGGLMAWPYIGEQ; encoded by the coding sequence ATGATTCCCAAACGCATTGTCGTAATCGGAGGAACCGCAGCCGGCCCCAAGGCAGCGGCCAGAGCCAGTCGCTTGGATCAAAACGCCGAGGTCATCCTCCTGCAGAAAGCCCCGGAGCTGTCCATGGCCTCATGCGGTTATCCCTATTACGTTTCAGGCATGTTCAAAGAGCGCGAGAAACTTCTTTGCACCCCGTCCGGCGTAGTGCGTGATCCAGCCTTTTTTGCCGGAGTAAAGGGCATCACGGCCATGGTCGGGACCGAGGCCGTGAGCATCGACCGTGAAAGCAAGGTCGTAAGCTGGATCAATGCCGCCGGGGACAACGGCATGCTGGCCTACGACAAGCTCATTCTCTGCACCGGCTCTGTACCCAAGATGCCGCCCATTCCGGGGCGGGACCTCTCGGGCGTGACCACCTTGCACTCCATGGCCGACGCCGACGCCATGCGCACCTGGGCCGAGCATTCTCGCGGCAAGAAGGCGGTGGTCATCGGCGGCGGACTGATCGGCATAGAAGCCTGCGAGGCCCTGCATCATGCGGGAGTGGACGTGACCGTGGTCGAGGCTCTGCCCCAGATCCTGGGCTTTCTGGATACCGAACTGGCGCTCTTGGTGGAAAACCACGCCCGTTCCAAGGGCGCGAAGATCATAACCGGCGTCGGCCTTTCAGCCCTTGAAGGCACAAACGGGCATGTCAGCGCGGCGCGACTGGCTGATGGCCGGGTGCTGCCCTGCGATCTGGTGGTCATGGCCATCGGCGTGGCCCCGAACGCGTCCCTGGCCAAAGCCGCCGGTCTTGAGCTCGGCGCTTTCGGCGGCATTGCCGTCAACGATTTCATGCGCACCTCGGACCCGGACATCTATGCGGCCGGAGACTGCGTTGAAATCACCAACCGCCTCACCGGCAAAAAGATGCTGGCTCCCTACGGCGATCTGGCCAACCTCGAAGGCCGTGTCGCAGGCGAGAACGCCGTGCTTGGCGATACCGTGCGTTTCCCCGGCACCATCGGCAGCGGCATCTGCAAGGTCTTCGACTTCACCGCCGCGTCAACGGGCCTATCCGAACGCCGCGCCAAGGAGGCGGGATTCGACGTGGTCACGGCCATAAATGCCAGCCCGGACAAACCCGGCTTCATGGGCGCGAGGCCTCTGGTCTCCAAAATGATCGCAGACCGCGCCACGGGCCGCATTCTCGGATTTGCCTGCGTGGGCCTGGGAGATGTCAATCGTCAGGCGTCCGAAATGGCCGTGGCCGTGGCTGCGGGCTGGTCCGTGGACGAAATGGCCATGGCCGACCTGCCGTATGCTCCGCCCTACTCCCAGGCCATCGACCACGCCATCGCCACCGCCCATATTCTGCAAAACAAGATGCGCGGACTCATGACCGGCATATCGGCCGTCGAGGCTAAGGCCCTGTTCGACGCCGGCGGTCCCCTTTACGTCCTGGACGTGCGCGGCCACGAAGAATTTGCAGAAAATCAGCTCGGCCGCGGCGAGACGCTCATCCCTCTGGGACAACTGCGTGCACGGGTGGATGAACTGCCGCAGGACAAGAACGCGACCATTCTGTCCTTCTGCAAGGTCTCCATGCGCGGCTACGAAGCCCAGCGCATCCTTGAAAACGCCGGATACACCGACGTGCGGGTCATGGAAGGCGGACTCATGGCCTGGCCATACATAGGCGAGCAATAA
- a CDS encoding HD-GYP domain-containing protein → MHSPRNVPLLTYVRHVLVARLALMATVIALTLATLAYLAEERMLEEAVVAEAQENLAELVERTRAIFSHGGLKPLDAFRLAVGEKIESNARKSRSGKVVYAKFSKPGISGGEEYLDRSFVLHEAVHAYVRADRSPEPETGAWSETVFIADILCVHAILPIEEAGRNETGQVEIIFVPAPTVLAAMERKSFYTVGAVAFVALATAALLYPVILRLTNRLVAFSRNLQAANFETLALLGCAVAKRDSDTDEHNYRVTLYALRMAEAIGLDAAGMRALAKGAFLHDVGKIAIRDSILLKPGKLTEDEYEIMKTHVRHGLDVVARSTWLRDAKDVVGCHHEKFNGKGYPNGISGKDIPLTARIFTVADVFDALTSRRPYKNALSCAEALDILMRGRGKHFDPKIVDTFAAMAAPLHERYAHRSGRDLSAELIDVAWKYFQVGTDTLVS, encoded by the coding sequence ATGCATTCGCCGCGAAACGTTCCGCTTTTGACATACGTGCGTCACGTCCTCGTGGCCCGGCTCGCGCTCATGGCCACCGTCATCGCCCTGACCCTGGCCACTCTGGCCTATCTGGCGGAAGAGCGCATGCTGGAGGAGGCGGTGGTGGCCGAGGCGCAGGAGAATCTCGCGGAACTGGTGGAGCGCACCCGCGCGATTTTCTCCCATGGCGGACTGAAACCTTTGGACGCCTTTCGTCTGGCGGTTGGGGAAAAGATTGAATCCAACGCCAGGAAAAGCAGGAGCGGCAAAGTCGTCTATGCGAAATTTTCCAAGCCCGGCATCTCCGGTGGGGAGGAGTATCTGGACCGAAGCTTCGTGCTGCACGAGGCAGTGCACGCCTACGTTCGTGCGGACAGGAGTCCTGAGCCCGAGACCGGGGCCTGGTCGGAAACAGTCTTTATCGCTGATATCCTCTGCGTCCACGCCATACTACCCATAGAGGAAGCTGGGCGGAATGAAACCGGCCAGGTTGAAATCATCTTTGTCCCAGCCCCGACTGTGCTGGCCGCCATGGAACGGAAATCATTCTACACCGTCGGAGCCGTCGCGTTCGTCGCTCTGGCCACGGCGGCCCTCCTTTATCCGGTCATCCTGCGCCTGACCAACCGCCTCGTCGCCTTTTCCCGCAACCTGCAGGCGGCAAACTTTGAAACATTGGCCCTGCTCGGCTGCGCCGTCGCCAAGCGGGACAGCGACACCGATGAGCATAACTACAGGGTGACTCTCTACGCCTTGCGCATGGCCGAGGCCATCGGCCTGGACGCGGCCGGAATGCGCGCCCTGGCCAAGGGCGCCTTCCTGCACGATGTCGGCAAGATCGCCATCAGGGACAGCATCCTGCTCAAGCCCGGCAAGCTCACGGAAGACGAATACGAGATCATGAAGACGCACGTCAGACATGGCCTGGACGTGGTCGCCCGCTCGACCTGGTTGCGCGATGCGAAGGACGTCGTCGGATGCCACCACGAAAAATTCAACGGAAAAGGCTATCCGAACGGAATAAGTGGAAAGGACATCCCCCTTACGGCGCGGATCTTCACCGTGGCCGATGTCTTCGACGCCCTGACTTCGCGCCGGCCCTACAAGAACGCGCTGAGCTGCGCCGAGGCCCTCGACATTCTCATGCGCGGGCGCGGGAAGCATTTCGATCCCAAGATCGTCGACACCTTCGCCGCTATGGCCGCGCCCCTGCATGAACGATACGCCCACAGGTCCGGCCGTGACCTGAGCGCAGAACTGATCGACGTCGCATGGAAATATTTTCAAGTCGGGACCGACACTCTGGTCTCGTGA
- a CDS encoding 4Fe-4S dicluster domain-containing protein yields the protein MKVNRRHFLAAGLAAATAAVVRPAAASTGDAASAEHVVLATLLDISKCIACGACVEACRETNGHKYPQPQKPFPKMYPSKVKAADWSDKQDVDDRLTPYNWLYIQTATGEYNGEPFELHIPRRCLHCQNPPCANLCPWGAASKDNKGIVSINDEICLGGAKCKDVCPWHIPERQTGVGLYLKLAPGFAGNGVMYKCDRCRDRVALGETPACIEVCPEGVQTIGPRDKILAQARELAKRTGGFIYGDTENGGTNTFYVSPVPFDVLNQAIEKGPGKPHLASVGNPFAKEELLARAVYAAPLVGVMAGVLHLVRGATSEDDHE from the coding sequence ATGAAAGTCAATCGCAGACACTTCCTCGCGGCCGGTCTGGCAGCCGCCACAGCGGCCGTGGTGCGCCCGGCGGCGGCAAGCACGGGGGACGCAGCATCCGCTGAGCATGTGGTGCTGGCCACGCTGCTGGACATCTCCAAATGCATCGCCTGCGGCGCATGCGTGGAGGCCTGCCGTGAAACCAACGGTCACAAGTACCCGCAGCCGCAAAAGCCCTTCCCCAAGATGTATCCGTCCAAGGTCAAGGCTGCCGACTGGTCTGACAAGCAGGATGTGGATGATCGGCTGACTCCCTACAACTGGCTCTACATCCAGACCGCCACGGGCGAATACAACGGCGAGCCCTTCGAGCTGCACATCCCCAGGCGTTGTCTGCACTGCCAGAACCCGCCCTGCGCCAACCTCTGCCCGTGGGGGGCCGCTTCCAAAGACAACAAGGGCATCGTCAGCATCAACGACGAAATCTGTCTGGGCGGGGCCAAATGCAAGGATGTCTGCCCCTGGCATATCCCCGAGCGCCAGACGGGCGTTGGTCTGTACCTGAAACTCGCCCCGGGTTTTGCCGGGAACGGCGTCATGTACAAATGCGACCGCTGCCGGGATCGGGTGGCCCTGGGCGAAACTCCGGCCTGCATCGAAGTCTGTCCCGAAGGCGTGCAGACCATCGGTCCGCGCGATAAAATCCTGGCCCAAGCCCGGGAACTGGCCAAGCGCACCGGCGGGTTCATCTATGGCGACACGGAAAACGGCGGCACCAACACTTTCTACGTCTCCCCCGTACCCTTTGACGTGTTGAATCAGGCCATCGAAAAGGGACCCGGCAAGCCGCATCTGGCTTCGGTCGGCAATCCGTTTGCCAAGGAAGAGTTGCTGGCCCGCGCCGTATATGCGGCCCCCCTGGTCGGAGTCATGGCCGGAGTGCTGCATCTGGTGCGCGGCGCGACCTCGGAGGACGACCATGAATAG